From Penaeus vannamei isolate JL-2024 chromosome 12, ASM4276789v1, whole genome shotgun sequence, the proteins below share one genomic window:
- the LOC113808754 gene encoding SET and MYND domain-containing protein 4 codes for MADAYEQLLRKIQAGLQQKMAGEQAAGEQEESLLFPGQTLEEASHQQQQYEDKKQKQQEEDQRQQRLQQRRRQEQEQKQQQQQQQQQQQQQQQQQQQKQQQQQQQKQQQQQQQEQQQQKQQQEQQEQAQHPEGQGKPQAQDTSFKSLYDGICNRIRATGVLDAIMEEFQEQRTDLERVQYVSQMSEIQTFSLKENYAQKSAEDATNYEKVYDMLVPNEASANKALDVIKKCLLKTPPEDTLALATRYMKRGWTYLLLEQFDNAKVDAMKSLSFKCPDEQMWNAYEILGHCYAMSKEYKEAEAQFLKALEYLRKSNISNEVKAATTVRIMSVFKTVKGKKQKKASSAAAEKPATRHVPQLSYGVNKRFPSASSAVNFVRSPMVGRCALAQRDIKPGDILIIDEPYVTMMNADVCGSHCYNCFSYCPCPIPCSSCAKVSYCSDSCYAASWEKQHKMECKVLNHLMDPEIGKVALLVFRALVMVSWSKLQKLKEKLLTVIDEEKCEAPNLVAEEVSTDCETIPKPISWEGKYHPKDYMTVFHLITNSNKRSFGDLLKRSITALYICQCLKLGGFFGKEEPLEEDELFVAALALRHLQGASCNAYEISEHDTTVHTTNELGGAFYTTVSLTNHSCKSNAIRYSVGDKCILRAIRYIPRGSEVFDNYGFQYYSNPVVERQEVLLNQYKFKCLCEACTHNWPLYPHHQMETLILRCPAPKCQQPFCFSTSIRSKCNMCGNVQQYTKLVQEADAQLLHHKDCLGALRKGNISAALAGLLSHQIFLDKHVVEPAKHYTDVVELIRNCYAQMGNVYSPHEAAPVAEAPKPQGQKLKAKKNKYVNPR; via the exons ATGGCGGACGCGTACGAGCAGCTGCTGAGGAAGATTCAGGCGGGGCTGCAGCAGAAGATGGCCGGGGAGCAGGCCGCAGGCGAGCAGGAGGAATCACTGCTGTTCCCCGGACAGACGCTGGAGGAGGCGAGccaccagcagcagcagtatGAGGACAAAAAGCAGAAACAGCAGGAAGAAGACCAACGACAGCAGCGATTGCAACAGCGGCGACgacaagagcaagagcaaaaacaacaacagcagcagcagcagcagcagcagcaacaacaacagcaacaacaacaacaaaagcaacaacaacaacaacaacaaaagcaacaacaacaacaacaacaagagcaacaacaacaaaagcaacaacaagagcaacaagaaCAGGCGCAGCATCCGGAGGGCCAAGGCAAGCCACAGGCCCAAGACACGTCCTTCAAGAGCCTCTACGACGGCATCTGCAACAGGATCCGGGCAACGGGGGTGCTGGACGCCATCATGGAGGAGTTCCAG GAGCAAAGGACGGACCTGGAGAGAGTGCAATACGTCTCTCAGATGAGCGAGATCCAGACCTTCAGCCTGAAAGAAAACTACGCCCAGAAGAGTGCTGAAGACGCCACCAACTACGAGAAGGTGTACGATATGCTCGTCCCGAACGAAGCCTCAGCTAACAAGGCCCTCGACGTCATAAAGAAGTGCCTCTTGAAGACGCCACCAGAGGACACCTTGGCCCTGGCGACTCGCTATATGAAGAGGGGCTGGACGTACCTGCTGCTGGAACAATTTGACAACGCCAAGGTAGATGCCATGAAGAGCTTGTCGTTCAAGTGCCCGGATGAACAGATGTGGAACGCCTATGAGATTCTAGGACACTGTTACGCGATGTCCAAAGAGTACAAAGAAGCGGAAGCCCAGTTCTTGAAGGCTCTGGAATACCTGAGGAAGAGCAATATCTCCAATGAAGTCAAAGCCGCAACGACCGTGAGGATCATGTCGGTTTTCAAAACGGTCaaggggaagaagcaaaagaaagcgTCCAGTGCGGCTGCGGAGAAACCAGCGACCAGGCACGTCCCTCAGCTCTCCTACGGCGTCAACAAGCGGTTCCCCAGTGCCTCGAGCGCCGTCAACTTCGTCCGGTCGCCCATGGTGGGGAGGTGTGCCCTCGCGCAGAGGGATATCAAACCAG gTGATATTTTGATCATTGATGAACCATATGTAACCATGATGAATGCAGATGTTTGTGGCAGCCATTGCTATAATTGTTTTAGTTACTGTCCTTGTCCAATACCATGCAGCTCTTGTGCTAAG GTGTCGTACTGTAGTGACTCATGCTACGCAGCATCATGGGAAAAGCAACATAAAATGGAATGCAAGGTTCTTAATCACCTTATGGACCCTGAAATAGGAAAAGTGGCTTTACTTGTTTTCAG AGCACTTGTCATGGTGTCATGGTCTAAACTACAGAAGCTAAAAGAAAAGCTCCTGACAGTTATTGATGAAGAGAAATGTGAAGCTCCAAATCTTGTAGCAGAAGAAGTCTCTACAGACTGTGAAACCATACCAAAACCCATAAGCTGGGAAGGAAAATATCACCCAAAAGACTATATGACTGTCTTTCACCTCATAACTAATTCAAACAAGCGATCTTTTGGTGATCTTTTAAAGAGAAGCATTACAGCTCTTTACATATGTCAGTGCCTTAAGTTAGGGGGCTTTTTCGGGAAAGAAGAACCCCTGGAAGAAGATGAATTATTTGTGGCTGCCCTAGCACTCAGACACTTGCAAGGAGCTTCATGTAATGCATATGAGATCTCAGAGCATGATACCACAGTACATACTACTAATGAATTGGGCGGTGCATTCTACACAACAGTCTCACTCACAAACCACTCCTGTAAATCTAATGCTATCCGTTACAGTGTCGGAGACAAGTGTATACTGCGTGCAATAAGGTATATTCCAAGAGGCTCTGAAGTGTTTGATAATTATGGGTTTCAATATTACTCAAATCCTGTGGTAGAACGACAGGAAGTTCTCCTAAATCAATATAAATTTAAATGTTTGTGTGAAGCCTGTACACATAACTGGCCTTTGTATCCACATCACCAGATGGAAACACTGATACTCCGTTGTCCAGCACCAAAGTGTCAACAGCCATTTTGCTTTTCTACATCTATTCGTTCTAAATGTAACATGTGTGGCAATGTACAACAATATACAAAACTAGTGCAAGAGGCTGATGCGCAACTGTTACATCATAAAGACTGTTTGGGTGCATTGAGGAAGGGTAATATATCAGCTGCCTTAGCTGGGCTGCTGAGTCACCAAATTTTCCTTGATAAGCATGTTGTTGAACCGGCCAAACACTATACTGATGTGGTAGAACTAATAAGAAACTGCTATGCCCAAATGGGTAATGTTTACAGTCCTCATGAAGCTGCACCAGTTGCTGAGGCTCCAAAACCTCAAGGGCAAAAGCTTAAagctaagaaaaataaatatgtaaatccacgctaa